One genomic window of Equus caballus isolate H_3958 breed thoroughbred chromosome 6, TB-T2T, whole genome shotgun sequence includes the following:
- the LOC111773851 gene encoding uncharacterized protein: MQIDGLNSKKRELKEETFTHKRVPRTVCYLALSTSALHIKPFNLLQCACAGFRATYVPAGEKQELNEKLDDTNNRDSSLEIHQMIKVTKGGRHVLQTKVRGWQNGSRALLQLPSSRKEIRGAAPCIHTCGQGCARMLADRAHQGPPAHGRASSEAFLFEYPKSVGRRVCCPPLCSSGTEAAATPEDKERPGLKVSGPRGGTRATATPRTGRGHRESLGRPQGHSRGTRAGDRPGPRAPGREEVSTHPWARWRVPGESRRPLTPGALGWALSEAVGGAHGGARPRHPPERPAAGRERRENGWGWPLPGAVAEAGSWSRDERKGGREAHAQQQGRRDGDTETSLLWAKSANLRTICIKIYVI, encoded by the exons ATGCAGATAGATGGTTTAAACAGTAAGAAAAGAGAGCTGAAGGAGGAAACTTTTACTCACAAACGTGTACCGAGGACTGTTTGCTATTTGGCACTATCTACTTCTGCGCTTCATATTAAACCCTTTAACTTGCTTCAATGTGCATGTGCTGGATTCAGAGCCACTTACGTCCCTGCGGGAGAAAAACAGGAGCTAAATGAGAAACTAGATGATACCAACAATAGAGATTCATCGCTGGAAATCCACCAAATGATAAAAGTCACTAAAG GAGGACGACACGTCCTGCAGACAAAGGTCAGAGGCTGGCAGAACGGGAGCCGAGCTCTCCTCCAGCTGCCCAGCTCCCGGAAGGAAATCCGAGGAGCAGCTCCCTGCATCCACACCTGCGGGCAAGGATGTGCAAGGATGCTGGCAGACCGGGCCCACCAGGGGCCTCCCGCGCACGGCCGCGCTTCCAGCGAGGCCTTTCTTTTCGAATAC CCCAAAAGCGTTGGCAGGAGAGTGTGCTGCCCTCCGTTGTGCTCCTCAGGGACTGAGGCGGCGGCAACGCCCGAGGACAAGGAAAGGCCAGGGTTGAAGGTGAGCGGCCCGCGGGGCGGGACTCGGGCCACAGCGACACCGCGGACGGGCCGGGGCCACCGCGAGTCCCTCGGGCGGCCGCAGGGTCACAGCCGCGGCACTAGGGCGGGTGACCGGCCCGGGCCGCGGGCCCCGGGTCGGGAAGAGGTCAGCACTCACCCCTGGGCCCGCTGGAGGGTCCCCGGCGAGAGCCGCCGCCCGCTGACTCCCGGGGCGCTCGGGTGGGCGCTCTCAGAGGCCGTTGGCGGAGCGCATGGAGGCGCCCGGCCAAGGCACCCGCCGGAGCGGCCCGCAGCGGGCCGGGAGAGACGCGAGAACGGCTGGGGCTGGCCTCTGCCAGGAGCCGTAGCTGAGGCAGGTTCGTGGTCACGTGACGAGAGGAAGGGCGGACGTGAGGCGCACGCACAGCAGCAGGGGCGGCGCGACGGCGATACGGAGACATCTTTGTTGTGGGCGAAGTCGGCCAACCTCAG GACTATCTGCATCAAAATCTATGTGATATGA